A DNA window from Deltaproteobacteria bacterium contains the following coding sequences:
- the pheA gene encoding prephenate dehydratase, translating into MNSWSEILAQYRDKIDKLDRDILELLNRRADIAIAVGELKKKHNLRVYVPERETEILESLSKLNTGPFPTEAVRTIFREIISASISLEKRMRVCFLGPRATFTHMACITQFGESADLVPVINVAEVFESVDRKEVEFGVVPIENSTEGIVSNTLDMFVEHNINITGEIILEISHSLLSVTGEMEHIKKVYSHPHAIAQCRNWLEKNLKGVPVFHVESTAKAAELVSEDPSSAAVAAEGAGKLYGLQVLKKNIQDNINNITRFIIIGKTTPEKTGWDKTSIIFSVKDEVGALYKILEPFAKFKINLTKIESRPVKKRAWEYLFFLDMAGHITDANIASAINEMRILCDYFKLLGSYPRAA; encoded by the coding sequence ATGAATTCCTGGTCTGAGATTCTCGCACAGTACAGAGACAAGATCGATAAGCTGGACAGGGATATTCTGGAGCTGCTCAACAGAAGGGCCGATATTGCAATTGCCGTCGGCGAATTGAAAAAGAAGCACAATCTCAGGGTTTACGTCCCGGAGAGAGAGACGGAGATACTGGAGAGTCTCAGCAAGCTGAACACCGGCCCATTTCCGACGGAGGCCGTCCGCACAATTTTCAGAGAAATTATCTCGGCCTCCATATCCCTGGAAAAGAGGATGCGCGTCTGCTTTCTCGGACCGAGGGCCACCTTTACCCACATGGCATGCATAACGCAGTTTGGCGAGAGCGCTGACCTCGTACCCGTGATCAATGTCGCGGAGGTCTTTGAATCAGTGGACCGCAAGGAAGTCGAGTTCGGCGTGGTTCCTATCGAAAACAGCACAGAGGGCATCGTCAGCAACACCCTCGACATGTTTGTAGAGCACAACATAAATATCACGGGGGAGATCATCCTCGAGATATCCCACTCCCTGCTCTCGGTCACGGGAGAAATGGAGCACATAAAGAAGGTATATTCCCACCCGCATGCCATAGCACAGTGCAGGAACTGGCTCGAAAAAAATCTCAAGGGAGTCCCCGTATTTCATGTGGAGAGCACGGCAAAGGCGGCTGAGCTGGTGTCAGAGGATCCCTCCTCGGCTGCCGTGGCGGCGGAGGGCGCCGGCAAGCTCTACGGGCTGCAGGTATTGAAGAAGAACATACAGGACAATATCAACAATATCACACGGTTTATCATAATCGGGAAAACAACCCCCGAAAAAACTGGCTGGGACAAAACCTCGATCATTTTTTCCGTCAAGGATGAGGTGGGGGCGCTGTACAAGATACTGGAGCCATTTGCAAAGTTTAAAATCAACCTGACCAAGATCGAGTCGAGGCCGGTAAAGAAAAGGGCGTGGGAATATCTCTTCTTCCTCGATATGGCGGGCCATATAACAGACGCCAATATAGCTTCCGCCATAAATGAGATGAGAATCCTCTGTGACTATTTCAAGCTTCTTGGCTCCTATCCCCGCGCTGCGTGA
- the miaA gene encoding tRNA (adenosine(37)-N6)-dimethylallyltransferase MiaA codes for MKKKVVIIGGPTASGKSSTALTLAKRYPLEIVNFDSLQIYRYLDIGTAKPSAEQRSSVPHHLYDIRYPDEYFSVADYVTEASRVVLEIYGRGKIPLFVGGTGLYMRSFLFGLDRIPSSPSIRNQLQKRLEREGLGDLYNEVQERDPLFARAISPNDRSRIVRALEVMAITGTTFSSLQKKWKEREKAFEDLFIILSPERDVLYERINKRVEAMIAGGFVDEVKGLLDMGYSPGLRPMCSLGYRHIVAFLRGEEDLAVTVETIKRETRQYAKRQLTWFKREDGRWLKSSEEQKIGKLVKSFLI; via the coding sequence ATGAAAAAGAAGGTGGTCATTATCGGCGGGCCAACAGCATCGGGAAAGAGCAGCACGGCCCTCACCCTGGCCAAAAGGTATCCGCTGGAGATTGTCAATTTTGATTCCCTGCAGATCTACCGTTACCTGGACATTGGAACGGCCAAGCCATCAGCGGAGCAGAGAAGCTCTGTCCCCCACCACCTCTACGACATACGGTACCCCGATGAATACTTCTCGGTGGCTGACTATGTCACCGAAGCCTCGAGGGTTGTGCTGGAAATTTATGGCAGGGGTAAAATCCCTCTCTTTGTGGGTGGAACGGGATTGTACATGAGGAGTTTTCTTTTCGGGCTGGACAGGATTCCCTCCTCTCCCTCCATCAGAAATCAGCTTCAAAAGAGGTTAGAGCGGGAAGGGTTGGGTGACCTCTACAACGAGGTTCAGGAGAGGGACCCTCTGTTTGCCAGGGCCATTTCCCCGAATGACAGAAGCAGAATCGTGAGGGCACTCGAGGTGATGGCGATAACGGGCACGACTTTTTCGTCTCTGCAGAAAAAGTGGAAGGAGAGGGAAAAGGCCTTCGAAGATCTTTTCATCATTCTGTCGCCGGAAAGAGACGTTCTTTACGAGCGGATAAACAAAAGAGTGGAGGCGATGATAGCCGGGGGTTTCGTAGACGAGGTGAAAGGCCTGCTCGACATGGGGTATTCCCCCGGCCTTCGGCCGATGTGCTCCCTGGGGTACCGTCACATCGTCGCCTTTTTAAGGGGGGAGGAGGATCTCGCCGTAACGGTCGAAACCATAAAGCGGGAAACGAGGCAGTATGCAAAGAGGCAGCTGACGTGGTTCAAACGGGAGGATGGGCGATGGTTGAAGTCTTCGGAAGAACAAAAAATAGGTAAACTTGTCAAATCATTTCTGATATGA